ATGAAGTCTTGACTGATAATGTCAGCTTCTATTTGATTATGCTTTAGAAGCTCTTGAATGAAGTCTTGACTGATAATGTCAGCTTCTATTTGTTAATGTTTTAGAAGCTCTTAAATGAAGTCTTGACTGATAATGTCAGCTTCTATTTGATTATGCTTTAGAAGCTCTTGAATGAAGTCTTGACTGATAATGTCAGCTTCTATTTGTTTATGCTTTAGAAGCTCTTGAATAAAGTCTTGACTGATAATGTCAGCTTCTATTTGTTTATGCTTTAGAAGCTCTTAAATGAAGTCTTGACTGGTAATGTCAGTTTCTATTTGTTAATGCTTTAGAAGCTCTTAAATGAAGTCTTGACTGATAATGTCAGCTTCTATTTGATTATGCTTTAGAAGCTCTTGAATGAAGTCTTGACTGATAATGTCAGCTTCTATTTGTTAATGTTTTAGAAGCTCTTAAATGAAGTCTTGACTGATAATGTCAGCTTCTATTTGATTATGCTTTAGAAGCTCTTGAATGAAGTCTTGACTGATAATGTCAGCTTctatttgtttattctttagaaGCTCTTAAATGAAGTCTTGACTGATAATGTCAGCTTCTATTTGTTTATGCTTTAGAAGCTCTTGAATGAAGTCTTGACTGTTAATGAGAGCTTCTATTTGTTTATGCTTTAGAAGCTCTTGAATGAAGTCTTGACTGATAATGTCAGCTTCTATTTGTTTATGCTTTAGAAGCTCTTGAATGAAGTCTTGACTGTTAATGACAGCTTCTATTTGTTTATGCTTTAGAAGCTCTTGAACGAAGTCTTGACTGGTAATGTCAGTTTCTATTTGTTTATGCTTTAGAAGCTCTTGAATAAAGTCTTGACTGGTAATGTCAGTTTCTATTTGTTTATGCTTTAGAAGCTCTTTAATAAAGTCTTGACTGGTAATGACAGCTTCTATTTGTTTATGCTTTAGAAGCTCTTGAATGAAGTCTTGACTGTTAATGACAGCTTCTATTTGTTTATTCGTTAGAAGCTCTTGATTGAAGTCTTGACTGGTAATGGCAGCTTCTATTTGTTTATGCTTTAGAAGCTCTTGAACGAAGTCTTGACTGGTAATGTCAGCTTCTATTTGTTTATGCTTTAGAAGCTCTTGAATGAAGTCTTGACTGTTAATGACAGCTTCTATTTGTTTATGCTTTAGAAGCTCTTTAATGAAGTCTTGACTGATAATGACAGCTTCTATTTGTTTATGCTTTAGAAGCTCTTTAATGAAGTCTTGACTGATAATGTCAGCTTCTATTTGATTATGCTTTAGAAGCTCTTGAATGAAGTCTTGACTGGTAATGTCAGCTTCTATTTGTTAATGCTTTAAAAACTCTTAAATTAAGTCTTgattgataatgtcagtttctatttctttatacTTTAGAAGCTCTTGAATGAAATCTTGACTGGTAATGTCAGCTTCTATTTGTTAATGCTTTAGAAGCTCTTTAATGAAGTCTTGACTGATAATGTCAGCTTCTATTTGATTATGCTTTAGAAGCTCTTGAATGAAGTCTTAACTGATAATGTCAACTTCTATTTGTTTATGCTTTAAAAGCTCTTGAATAAAGTCTTGACTGATAATGTCAGCTTCTATTTGTTTATGCTTTAGAAGCTCTTGAATGAAGTCTTGACTGATAATGTCAGCTTCTATTTGTTAATGCTTTAGAAGCTCTTGAATGAAGTCTTGACTGATAATGTGAGCTTCTATTTGTTTATGCTTTAGAAGCTCTTGAATGAAGTCTTGACTGGTAATGTCAGCTTctatttgtttattctttaaaagCTCTTGAATAAAGTCTTGACTGATAATGTCAGTTTCTATTTGTTAATGCTTTAGAAGCTCTTGAATGAAGTCTTGACTGATAATGTGAGCTTCTATTTTTTATGCTTTAGAAGCTCTTGAATGAAGTCTTGACTGATAATGTGAGCTTCTATTTGTTAATGCTTTAGAAGCTCTTGAATGAAGTCTTGACTGATAATGTGAGCTTCTATTTGTTAATGCTTTAGAAGCTCTTGAATGAAGTCTTGACTGATAATGTGAGCTTCTATTTTTTATGCTTTAGAAGCTCTTGAATAAAGTCTTGACTGATAATGTCAGCTTCTATTTGTTTATGCTTCAGAAGCTCTTGAATGAAGTCTCGACTGGTAATGTCAGCTTCTATTTGATTATGCTTTAGAAGCTCTTGAATAAAGTCTTGACTGGTAATGTCAGGCCTATTTGTTTATACTTTAGAAGCTCTTGAATGAAGTCTTGACTGGTAATGTCAGTTTCTATTTGTTTATGCTTCAGAAGCTCTTGAATGAAGTCTCGACTGGTAATGTCAGCTTCTATTTGATTATGCTTTAGAAGCTCTTGAATAAAGTCTTGACTGATAATGTCAGTTTCTATTTGTTTATGCTTCAGAGGCTCTTGAATGATGAGACACTCTACAAGCAGAGGGTTACAGTTAGTTCATATGGGGACGCCAATGtttaattgaaaatattgatGTATCTTTATGTAGTACATttgttgtcatttaaataaaatccAACATTTTGTTGATATCAGTTTTCGTGAACGTTTTCGTTTGATTGAAAGTGGGTGAGCGTTTTATTGTATGTACAGGTCTACTGTTTTAAATATGTAATGCAAACCTAGTTGTCTTCACCTTAACACAGTTACACTTAGTTTTATCTAAAACGTGCTTAATTTTAAGTTAAGGATAATGTGATCAACATCGcagtcaaatgtaaaaaaaaactaagaaatattttcaaactttaataaaaatTCGTATGCAACGTATGATACGGTATGGCATGTTTTACTTGAATATTCTTTTTGGTTTTTCtgtaacattttaaagaaatCATTAAGGTAGCGTAACATCGCGAGCAAAAGGTtgaaaaaatataacatgtaacACATTTGAAATGATTAGGTGTACAACTGGGTTAATTGCTTGTTTCAaacgttttaaatatttacagtAAGAGCCAAATCTTTCAGACGCAGAGACAATGCATAAATTTTGAATACTTTCCATGACACATAATCAATCACAATTGGAAACAGGTGTAAAAATCTAACTACACTGTTCTCCTATATAAGAGTACCCCTTAAAACAAGACTAGTTTTGTCAATGCGTTCCAACATTTAAATGTTTGTTAACAACAAAACACTTATCAGGCCAGGAGAAGTGACATTCAGTTAACGAGAATCACCACTTCggtgttaaaatatatatcttttatagacattttttttttataaatttactgttttcaaaagtataaattattctaaatactaaggatttccTAACCAAGGCATataaccttagtcgtatttggcacaactttttggaactttttgtcCTCActgctcatcaactttgtacttgttttggctttcgaacattttttatctgagcgtcactgatgagtgagtgtagatgaaacgcgcgtcttacgtattaaattacaatcatggtacctttgataaccattttccttttaaaaaaacaaaatagattcGGGGTATATCTGCATAAGACCAAAATGATCTCGAGTTTCTGAAATATGTAAGCCTGGTATAATTTGATAGCTATTGTTTCGCCGTCCGgtatgttctccaatttatttgtattgtattcctgtcatgtaatgttgccattttaatgttatattatgcCATAAGAGCGGAAGGTTTGggtattttttcttaaaatgtcctgcatcaagttagcaaaatggccattgttttaatatagttttttttctttgtgtattGCATTTTAGagctgtgtttctgttgtatcatagttcttctcttatatttgatgcgttttcctcagttttagtttgtaaccgggatttgtttttttctcaatcgatttatgatatCGAACAGCGATacacttctgttgcctttatttgagctttcgattttgtaCGCCATTGGAAGCCAAGGatgaataaattatttgataCGTGAGCTGCTACATGTCAATTAACAGGATAAATATCTAGAATCCCATATAATCCACATTTCCCGAGTTGGAACCTTCACTTAGTAATAGTTTTTTAAACGACAATTTAAGACGAAATCAATTTTAGcagctaaatataaaaaaaaaagaagatgtgttatgattgccaatgagacaactctccacaaaagaccaacatgacacataGATTAACAGCTATcggtcaccgtgcggccttcaacaatgagcaaagcccataccgcaaagtcagctataaaatattCGTCATTTGATAACAAATGTGTTTTGAGTGATTCTCAATGCCGGTATATTCGAGAACCATAACCTCTACAGATACTGAAGAGCAGATTTTATTGGTCTTTAGAGTTGGTGAAATCTGGTTTTAAGTGATGTCAGAACCGTATCACCGACCTCCAAAGATTTGTATGCTAGAATAACTGGACAGGAAAGTAGGAAGTAAAAACATGTTGGCAACAAGGAGTCAAGTAACCGTGTTGTCCAGGACTATAAAGTCATGttattttcaataattgaaaGTAGCGCATTGGAACTTGGGgcagtggtttaacagtacaacataagaatgaactataaaatcagttgaaaaaagcttaactcatcagatgaacaaaaatataagtggacgtggctgggttCTTGTACATCCAAACACCagaaagacactaggtacagacCTGAGAGTACTCGGAGTTAGCTGACAGCTTGTTTAaagcaactaataaaaaaaatcatgcatttctAGATTTACGATCACGGTTAACAAAATGTTAACACGACGCGCTTTtcgcctacataagactcaaAAGTGACGCTCTGATAAAACTAGTTTTAATGCCAAGCAAGtccgaagttgaagagcattgtgaaccaaaaaatcaaaaaaattgtgccaaatgaATGGGACTACACAGACAGGCATCTAAACCACTAACACATGGCTGTATTGAGGTGGAAcatacaaaagtaaaatcacaaaaaatactaaacattcgagagaaagtccctaatcaaataactGAACACATCAACCATGGATAACAACGT
This sequence is a window from Mytilus edulis chromosome 1, xbMytEdul2.2, whole genome shotgun sequence. Protein-coding genes within it:
- the LOC139509788 gene encoding coiled-coil domain-containing protein 150-like, coding for MLRYLNDFFKMLQKNQKEYSKCLIIQEPLKHKQIETDIISQDFIQELLKHNQIEADITSRDFIQELLKHKQIETDITSQDFIQELLNQDFIQELLKHNQIEADIISQDFIKELLKHKQIEAVIISQDFIKELLKHKQIEAVINSQDFIQELLKHKQIEADITSQDFVQELLKHKQIEAAITSQDFNQELLTNKQIEAVINSQDFIQELLKHKQIEAVITSQDFIKELLKHKQIETDITSQDFIQELLKHKQIETDITSQDFVQELLKHKQIEAVINSQDFIQELLKHKQIEADIISQDFIQELLKHKQIEALINSQDFIQELLKHKQIEADIISQDFI